The following are encoded in a window of Labrus bergylta chromosome 16, fLabBer1.1, whole genome shotgun sequence genomic DNA:
- the stat5a gene encoding LOW QUALITY PROTEIN: signal transducer and activator of transcription 5A (The sequence of the model RefSeq protein was modified relative to this genomic sequence to represent the inferred CDS: deleted 1 base in 1 codon): protein MAVWIQAQQLQGDALHQMQSLYGQHFPIEVRHYLSQWIEGQLWDAIDLENPQEEFKAKRLLDSLIQELQNKADHQVGEDGFLLKIKLGHYASQLKSTYDRCPLELVRCIKHILYTEQRLVREATNSNSPVGGMMDSMSQKYQQINQAFEELRLLTQDTENDLRKLQHNQEYFIIQYQESLRIQAQLTSLATLPPADRQLREPALLSKRATVEAWLTREANTLQKYRLDLAEKHQKTLQLLRKQQTIILDDELIQWKRRQQLAGNGGPPEGGLDILQSWCEKLAETIWQNRQQIRRAEHLRQQLPIPGPIEELLNELNSTITDIISALVTSTFIIEKQPPQVLKTQTKFAATVRLLVGGKLNVHMNPPQVKATIISEQQAKALLKNENTRNDSSGDILNNNCVMEYHQTTGTLSAHFRNMSLKRIKRSDRRGAESVTEEKFTILFESQFSVGGNELVFQVKTLSLPVVVIVHGSQDNNATATVLWDNAFAEPGRVPFLVPDKVLWPQLCDAINMKYKAEVQSNRGLSEENLVFLAQKAFSSSSNNPDEYRNMTMTWSQFNRESLPGRNFTFWQWFDGVMELTKKHLKPHWNDGAILGFVNKQQAQDMLMSKPNGTFLLRFSDSEIGGITIAWVAENPNKAGERMVWNLMPYTTKDFSIRSLADRISDLNHLLFLYPDRAKDEVFSKYYTPPLSKAVDGYVKPQIKQVVPEFTTANPDPASGNQTYMDQGASPAPVNHPHTYNIYQPMSDSMLEAEGEFDLDDTMDVARHVEELLRRPVESQWGGQQS from the exons gGATGCCATAGACCTGGAGAACCCGCAGGAGGAGTTCAAGGCCAAACGCCTGCTTGACAGTCTGATCCAGGAGCTGCAGAACAAGGCTGACCACCAAGTGGGGGAAGATGGTTTCTTACTCAAAATCAAACTGGGACACTATGCCAGCCAGCTAAAG AGCACGTATGACCGCTGTCCTCTGGAGTTGGTCCGGTGCATCAAACACATTCTCTACACGGAGCAGAGGCTCGTCAGAGAGGCAACCAAT TCCAACTCTCCGGTGGGTGGGATGATGGACAGCATGTCTCAGAAATACCAGCAGATCAACCAAGCTTTTGAGGAGCTCCGCCTGCTGACCCAGGACACTGAGAATGATTTGCGCAAGCTCCAGCACAACCAGGAGTACTTCATTATCCAGTACCAGGAGAGCCTTCGCATCCAGG CTCAGCTGACCAGCCTGGCCACACTTCCCCCTGCTGACCGACAGCTCCGGGAGCCGGCCCTCCTCAGCAAGAGAGCCACTGTGGAGGCATGGCTGACCAGAGAGGCCAACACACTACAGAAATACAGACTG GACCTGGCAGAGAAGCACCAGAAAACATTGCAGCTGCTGAGGAAACAGCAGACCATCATTCTGGATGATGAGCTGATCCAGTGGAAGAGACGGCAACAGCTGGCAGGCAACGGGGGCCCGCCAGAGGGAGGCCTGGACATCCTGCAGTCCTG gtgtgagAAACTGGCTGAAACAATCTGGCAAAACAGGCAGCAGATTCGGAGGGCAGAGCACCTGAGACAACAGTTACCCATCCCCGGACCCATTGAAGAGCTCCTTAACGAACTGAACAGCACCATCACAGATATCATCTCAGCATTGGTCacaag CACCTTCATCATTGAGAAG CAGCCTCCACAGGTGCTAAAAACCCAAACTAAGTTTGCCGCTACAGTGCGCCTTCTAGTGGGGGGTAAATTAAACGTTCACATGAACCCTCCTCAGGTCAAAGCTACCATCATTAGTGAACAACAAGCAAAAGCCTTGCTGAAGAATGAGAACACAAGGAA TGACAGCAGCGGAGACATTCTCAACAATAACTGCGTGATGGAGTATCACCAGACAACCGGCACTCTCAGCGCACACTTCAGGAACATG TCTTTGAAGAGAATCAAGCGATCGGACAGGCGAGGAGCAGAATCTGTCACAGAAGAGAAGTTCACCATTCTGTTTGAGTCCCAGTTTAGTGTTGGAGGCAATGAGCTTGTCTTTCAAGTGAAG ACGTTATCACTCCCTGTGGTGGTGATAGTTCATGGAAGCCAAGACAATAATGCCACAGCTACTGTATTGTGGGACAATGCTTTTGCAGAGCCG GGACGGGTGCCTTTCCTGGTGCCGGATAAGGTGCTGTGGCCTCAGCTGTGTGATGCCATTAACATGAAGTACAAAGCAGAGGTGCAGAGCAACAGAGGCCTGTCTGAGGAAAACCTGGTCTTCCTGGCTCAAAAGGCCTTCAGCAGCTCCAGCAACAACCCTGACGAATACCGCAACATGACTATGACTTGGTCGCAGTTTAATCGG GAAAGCTTGCCAGGAAGGAACTTCACATTTTGGCAATGGTTTGATGGTGTGATGGAACTCACAAAAAAGCACCTTAAACCTCACTGGAATGATGG AGCCATATTGGGCTTTGTGAACAAGCAGCAGGCTCAGGACATGCTGATGTCCAAACCCAACGGTACCTTTCTCCTGCGCTTCAGTGACTCTGAGATTGGAGGGATAACAATTGCCTGGGTGGCAGAAAATCCTAACAAAGCGG GTGAAAGAATGGTTTGGAACCTCATGCCCTACACAACCAAAGACTTCTCCATTCGCTCTCTTGCTGACCGCATCAGCGATCTcaatcacctcctcttcctctacccCGACCGAGCAAAGGATGAGGTTTTCTCCAAATATTACACCCCACCACTTT CCAAAGCAGTGGATGGATACGTGAAGCCGCAAATCAAACAAGTGGTGCCCGA gtttACTACAGCCAATCCAGACCCTGCAAGTGGGAATCAAACCTATATGGATCAAGGCGCCTCAccagcacctgtcaatcatccTCATACTTACAACATATACCAACCTAT GAGTGACTCAATGTTAGAAGCAGAAGGAGAATTCGACCTGGACGACACCATGGACGTGGCGAGGCACGTAGAGGAGCTCCTTCGGCGGCCTGTAGAGAGCCAGTGGGGCGGCCAGCAGTCCTGA